TACAACTAAAACCTTCATTGAACGCCCCTTGAAAAAATCTGAAGGATGCCTTTAAGTTTTTTGTCCTTGGAACCAAAATAATGTAGAGTCTTGCAATGTTGGGACCCTTCCTTGTTTCAGCATCAGATCAGCATTTCCATGGCGACAGACAGGGTACCCCAAGGCAAGCCCACTCCATGATCAGTTTGCCATTTTAGGatgagaaatacatttttctgcaaatgtaaaaatgtttcctgGGATGAGTAATAATGACATGCTGTATATGGCCCCAGTTCTCTGTGTGCCAATAGTTTTACCAACACATAAAAAATTATGAACCGATTAAGAGATGCCAACAGACGGAGGAGAAAAGAGAAACAGTCAAATATGAGGACAGATGGCTTGCTGTTAAATGGTAATATATTAAATAGTAACACCTAAAAAGAGACATGGTTGCCTGTTGTGAAActttaaagctggaaaaaaaccaCTTCCAGAAGAAAAGCTGACAGCAATCACAAGATGAGCTGCTGAGCCACCAAACTACAATAATGGGACATCAGCCACACACCAATGCAGGGGCTTGACATTTCTAACATGAACTGCCCTGAGAGGAGTTGTTTAGCAGTcaatacttttatttataaacaTATACGTTGAAAATGGACCCAATGGAGCCAACGGCACTCCTAAATATGACGTTTTCACTACGTTGTTGGGTTTTCCCGCAAAAGTTAACTTTATAATTCTTTGAAGCGAACgatcatttttactttttttaaagtaaaggcTAATGAAGCAGACAACTTTATTGTTACAATGTTAGCAGTAAGCAAACTTCCcacagtacaaattaaaacgtaaagttaaagaaaagttaacagttacagttttcatttttctcttaAGATAAATGAAAACCGATCATCAAAAAGTCTGAGAAGAGCTATTTTAGACCTGCAGTAGACTATATAACATGCATGtaaattcaaacatttattgCTGCTCtatattcaaatattttatgatGGACTCAAAAGGGCCCCTTACCTCTCTTAAAGAGCCATCCTTCTTTAACAACAGTGACTCCATTCATGCTGGGGCAGAAGACTGTTGGGGTAGGTAGGGGGCTGCAGGCAAGCTGATGGAAATTGGTCTTATTGGTTAAATGCCTTCCAGTAGCTTAAGATGATATGATATAAGACCTGGGGAgccaaaaaaaagagagagttttcaaaaaaaagaaactattaAAAACTTAAGCACCTTATAAAGAGAATATAGACGCACTCAGCACATCCTGCTTGTTGTAGTTTTGACAATCAGTTACCGTAACTGAAATAAAcacctaaaaacaaaacatagtcacAGGTCAGACTCACTTAGGAGGAACAGCTAAGACACATAGCCTGAAGGAAGTAAAACTTACACCCTATGAGACAAAGGTGAGGACATAAACTGAAAGCAATATCTGAAGGCAGCATATTTCTTCTCACATGTCTCTGAGAGCAGTCAACATAGCAACCcccttggaaaaataaaaatcaccttCTTAAGCACTCTGGTGTCCTGAAATACAACTCCACAACACTGAAAACTGCTGAAATCTGCACACCATCATCACAACCTAGTCGGCTTGATCATGCTAAGCTGCATATCATAACCTTGGTGTCCTTTAACCTTTATGATGTATCTAAAGAAACATGGTGGATTTTTCAATTCCGGTTCTGCGATGTAAAAATAATGAGGCGATCAAGTCAACGatcaaacagtaaaaaaaaaaaaacacatgcaaagTCCTGCATTTTGATTGCAATGGTCTCCCTTTTACAGTTTGTTAAATGTTAGTGGACAGCCCTGGATCCAGGGTCAGGCCAGAATCAGCAGCTTATGTTAGATAATAGGTTTACCAGAATTTCAGGGAATTTCTCTGGAAATTACAGTGCTGTGTGTTTTTAGCTCATACAATAACACAAACTGCTTTACAGAGGCTAAAAACAAATGGATCAGACATAGGAAAACACACTGAAGGGATATGGGCCTGTCTAGTGAGAAAACGCTTGAAATACATATAATAAAAACCCGAGTCGTgattaaaaaagctcaacacaAAGACCTGAATATTTGTGGTAAAATCTAAAAAACTGCAAATCCACACCAATCAAAATATAAGAATATACTGCACCCTGTGCATTTTTAGCAACCAATATATAGAAAcaattaaataatcattaaccTCAACCAAAACCCATATTGAACAAACAGgtctttagttttcttttagaaAGATACAGCCGCAAAGGCTGTTTGAACTGCTTTGTTTACCAAGATAAAAACAGATAAGGCTTCTCTCGACTTCAGACCTTTTATTGCTCCCCACAGTTAACTACGCTGCGAGTGCACAGAGTAGTACTAGGTAATTGCTTTCTGAGATAAATAAGGCCAACCTTTCAGTGTAAACAGGTCTGTCCTCGCAAAACAACACGAACCACGTAAACACTTGCTGAATTTGACCTCATGAATACATTTTTGCGGCTTTAAAAAGAACAACGAAACAGAAGGCATCGAAGTAAAACATATGGGTGACAAATGATGCGCAAATTACCGTGAGAAAACTACCTTTACTACACAACGCCGCATATGACCACAAACAGCCTACTGTAATCCAGTAACGTAAACACAGCCACATCATTGGAGGGTGGTAGCTAGCTAGCACACAGTGTCAACAAAACCTTCAGGTTTGAGGTGTTTATGTTGGTGAAGGAATGTGGTAAACATTTTAAGATGATCCAAACAACCTTCTAGGAAACGGACGAGGACGCTGACCAATAGCGCATTAAGATCAAATAAGGCAATTAgccaaaacatattttcaagCTAACTGCTAAGTTAGCATGTTAGTTAGCCACTTGCGCTAGTTCTCATTAATATCTACACTCTTACCTCGACTTcggagacaaaaacaaaaaaatatatatatatccgcAACCGTGGCTTTCGGAAGGATCTCTGGGCTACGCTGCACGACGCGCCGACAAGTTAGCGTTGGGAGCCTGTGTGTAATGAACTCTGTCAATGATCACACAGCTTTAGCGCACTGCTCACCGAGCTTGTTTTCTTCTCTCGCAGCGGCGGCGTGCTCGCTCAGAAGCTGCGGCACTCTTTCACAGAAGCAAGCATTAATAATAGAATAAAGTCCACGTAAGTGGGGGCTGAGTACGCTGAGGATGGCCGAATTGAGTTTAAAACTTcggaaaagaaaatcgggccgcCTCGCTCTACGGATTGAATGCGGTTAGTCGCTCGCCTAGCATGGAAGTCCTCCGTCTGAGTGTCACTACAGCAGCCCAGCAGACGCACACAATGGGAAGTGACGTCCAGCAAGCAGAGGGTCCGCTGTACCTGAACGGTCGGTGTGAAAGTACACCACGTACTGCAGCGTGACCTTAACCCCGAGGTGTCTGTGCAAAGCTGGAGCACAGATTGCCTGGGATATGGGCtgcacaaaaaattaaaaaaaacaacagtgtaATATTTAACATATTCAACTTACAGTAAACGTCTGATAAAAAAGATGCGAAATAAATAGACAAATACAatgtggttgttgttttttttttttttattaaaaatatattgattAAAAATTGCAAATAGCACCTAAAAAAATTCTCTCAAAGAGCTTTACTTTGCTGTCTCTGTTGCTTCCTTTGCAGGTAGCGAGCTCGAGCATCGCTGACTGTGGCTTCATTGTTCCGCTTCTCCAGCTTCTTCGTGACATCTTCAGCAGCCTCTGAGAATGGGGACACATTCATTGAGtattaggggaaaaaaaatatttgttcattATTACACTTTCAGGCAAAAAACAAGTTACTGCAACAATATTTCAAGTAGACCACTACATGCTTAAAGAGTACAGATCTATGATGTCCACAACTACTCAAAGAACACCATGTCTGTGAAATgggcccagcagagactatcGCCCCCTACCAGTATCCCCACAGTATTCTACAAGAGGGCCCTGCAGAGGATAGTGAAGGGAGCTGAGCAAGTCATTGCAGTCCCTCTAACCTCTCTGCAGGATCTGTTTCCGATCCCCTGCAGAAACTCCTCACTTCCTCTCCATAAACAATCTGCACTGCTGCCATCAGGCAAGTGGTAATAAACTGCTACGCAGCTGTCGCCCGCAAACTAGTCAAATCTGAATATTGCTGTTAAGATACACACTTATTATTGcacttattttaaaatgtttttaatcagttttgcGTTTTATGTCCCTTTGTTTTATATAcccacgtttttttttttagcaaacatCTGTTCTTGATCCAGGAGAAATGCGGTCTTGTTTGCTCTTTGTTACACTGAATAAAATGTCACTTCGACTGCGTGAACATGTTATACTATACACACAATTAGGAATAAAATGCTTGCATTTTGAGTCGAATGTGGCcacaaaaactgtaaataaatacaacGTTCCAGGAGATTTTTACATTAGCATGTCATTACAATTAAAATTTCAAAACAATCTTCTAGAttagacaacaacaaaaatagacCAACCATACAACAGAACTTTGTAAACTTCTATAGTATTACTCTGGACACCTTGTTGTCTTTTGGCTGCTTCCTTGCTCTCCCATTTCACCATCTCGTCTTCTGTAACTTCCTGTCTTGCCACACTGCTCAGCTCATACACATCCACTTCATGGAGTTTAGGTAATAAATCCTTAACCCACTCGTAGCGAATGAGACAAACCGTCCTGATGTACATCTTTGAGGTCACCAGCACGTCGTGGAAGATGACCCAGTTCAGCTCGGCCTCCTGCtcaaacaactgaaaaaaacaaccacaacaAATCATGCCTAGATCGGTAtgttaacaataataatatgtTGGTTTTTGTTGCTGTCTTAATGTGAAATCTAGAGAAAGAATGTTTACTGATGACGACGGATGGATGTGAACCATAGATCCATGGCCATCCattgtgcaaaacacttttccaACAGACCTGTTCAggggaataaataaataaatatgattcataactacaaaaagaaaaatcccaaCAATATGGAACATTTGAGATTAACTAGGGAGCAGTGTCTATTAACCAATATCTAGTTAATAATGGAGGTACCTTCTGGCAACATTGGTGAAATATCCTGTGCACAGGCACTGTCTGAAGAGTTCACTTTTATTCCCGTCAAAAGTTTCAACAGGAAAATCTCTCCTCTGAAAGATAAGAGTGCAACATTTACCTAGGTATGAATGTTGGAAATTCTCCAGCAGAGTTTGTAgttatatgttgttttttaatttttgtgcacaataataataaaaagtagAATTAggtaaagatatatatatatatatatatatataataaccAAAATCAGTATAAACCGCAATATGttataaataataaaggaaTAGCAACAACAACTTGGGTTGATATTTTTATTCCTATTATTGTTGTATTTGCAAATGAGTTAACCAAACATTTTGATTCTGACCCCATGAAAGGAAGCGAGAGAAACACTATCGGGGCCCCAGGCTACAACCGAGACCCAACAGCCCCGACCAGCTGAACCAACCCAGATCAACCAGCACAAGCACCAATTGCCAACCATAATCTCTGAAAAATTTAGGTATATATAGTATATCCTTTAGCCTGCCCTATTCTACTGTTGCATTATAAATCCATGACACTTAGAGAGCATGCCACGTTTGCCCTGTTCTAtgtctaaacatttgtttttattttatgttttatacatATATGCGTATGTTAAATATTTGATAGGGAGCGTGCTTAAGTAGGTGAGGTAGATGTCAACCTGCTGGAGGCGGAGGAGGATCTCTCTAAGCTGAGTCTCCACACTAAAGGCTGACTTCAGCGCCCTCCAGTGGATCCAGTTGTCCTTGCACCAGGATGAAGGCCTGTCACTGCGgagtggggggaaaaaaagggtGTAAATCCAAACCATGGGCAGTAATTTTAGCTGTAAAACTCTCTGCTATATCCTTTCCTTACCTGGATTTGCAGGAGTTAAACACACTAAGAAGAGTGGCAAAATCGTTCATGCTGCTGGTTTTAGCAGCCAGTGCTCTGTGCTTCTTAGCTGCCTCTTTCTGCTTGTCGGGTTGACCTAAaaagatcaataaaagaaacatcTCATGTCTTTTTcacacaaacctttttatactttttatcaCTAATATGGGAACACCTCATGTTCTCCAAcctattctttattttatataataagAAGCTTCAGCAGCTGACCTGGCCTGATGAAGATGTTCTCCACAGACAGCATGGCGGCCACAGGGAGCAGCAGGTCCTGGCAGCCCAGTGAGGCAGCTTTAAGCAGAGCCCTGGTGAGACCTGGGTGCAGGGGGAATTCCACCATAAGCTCCCCGAGCTTGGTTACTCTGCCTCTCCTTCATCAGAAAGATAATGGCTCATATAATGTCTGGGAGatctgcagctgttctgtgtggAACACCAGAGGATTGATGCATACAAACACTCACCTGTCAATTGCATCAAACTGGAAGAGCTGTTTTAGTGCTTCAAGAATAAACCTTTCCTCTGGACAGTCCAGATAAGGAAACctggaaaaaaatcaacatttgtTACTGAATAATTTATCAACCTTATTGAACAGGCATCAAGCACGCAAAAGAACAAATTGTGTACCTGATGACATCATGAACACCAAGGCACTTCAGCGTGAGGATCACCGCTGTCAGACTTGTCCTCTGAATCTCTGGAATCGTATATTCCGGCATGCACTTCTCCCAGAATTCCTTGGTATAGATGCGAAAGCACTTCCCAGATGAAGTTCTCCCTGCTCGGCCCGCCCTCTGCTGAGCCTCGCTCCTGTTCAGAGAAGATCCACCCAAAATATGTTTAATCTCTCTCCTGTCTAGCCAATACTTGTCCCAAGGCAAGGTTTGGTACCACGACTCACTTTGAAATCGGCACAACCTCCAACACGTCCATGCCCACCCTGGAGTTGTGATTGAGCTGCTTCACGAAGCCGCTGTCTACGATGTACCTACacgaaaaagagaaaagcatAAGGCGAAGCTGTTAGAAAGGAAACACGGGCTAAAACCCTTCGCTCCAACAAGCAGTCTTGCCACTTTTCAATTGTAGATCATTGGTAATAAAGTGAATTACTGAGATCTGCATGAGGGTAAAACCAACGTCATTATGAACGTTGTATCATTTGCATTCACTCTACCTCAGAAATTGGAGGTATTTGTTTAAATACAGAATTTTGCTTTGCAATCAgacttttaaattaattatttataaaaggaacaacactgataaaaagaaaaaaaccacaTAACAGACCCACAAGCTCAGCTTCAATGGAgccaacagaaacaaatatgaCAAGAGTGCTACTGCTTTGTTAGGGCTTGGCACGACGAGTCCACGTTAATTTGCAGCCCCggtgaaaatgtgtaaaatcaaAAATCCTGGTATTTTTAGCAAACTTTATCAACATCCAAGTGGCATGAAAAGGGACTAAAGCCTGATAATAATGTTAGGTCAAAAGTCCTAAAATGAATTCTTGTTTTATTATAGTTCCCTCCCTGTGCTTGGTGGCAAGGTAAAATCTGGCTTCTCGACAAGCCGaatttgtcacagttccagaGTTGTTGTGAATTGTTTGATTATTTCTCTGACGGAAATTAAGTCTAGTCAGGCAGCTCATTTTTGTAGTCGTTTTCTGACATCTACAGATCAATACCCATCTGCCTTAATGTAGTGGCACGTtcctgtctttcccattttgaagagtagtTAAGAGAAATGCCTTGTTACGCCTATTTTAGAATAGGGATTTGTTAACGCTTCAGTCTGAGACCATGCTACTACAATAAAAGATTCACttatttcaaggctttttatttacctttaccAGCAGGACTAATGAACATGGAGCATTTGGGTTCCTGTGTTTTAATAATGTGGTGTAGTTCAATGCGTGGCTTGCAGCAAGACTGTTTGATAACTGCCAACTAAGGATGTCTTAACAGTGGATGAAGTGAACGTAAAACTGCAGATATTAGAGGTTTTATTCGAATCAAATGTCTCGTTATTCTACAATTTGTTGCGAAAAGTTGTTTCAAAAGGTAGGGATGAAGGGGTTTGCTAATATATTACACGAacttataaaatgttttcaacctGTGCCTAATATTTGTTTGATAAACCACCAGCAGGACAAGTTTGACTTACTTAATACCATCGATGGTGAGGGACGTAGCTGCAATGTTTGTGGCTACCACACACTTTCTGATTCCTGGAGGCGGTGCCTGAAAGATCTGTCTCTGCTGATCTGGAACGAGAACAAAAACAGGATCATCAGATTACAGTGGTGTCCATTTCAAAACAGATAATCTACAGGGGTTAAAAAGCTATTTTAGGGGCATACCAGTGGGCATTGATCCATAAAGAGGTAAAATGAGAAGGCCCTCCACGGTCCGGTCCTGCACATCATAGCGATAGTCaatattttcagctttttcGAACAACAAGTCGCAGGCATGCTCGATCTCTGACTGGCCTGTAAAACAAAGAGAAGTCAACGAGCAGAAACACCCCTTTTTCAAATTTgatcacattaaaatgacaaacttCTGTGTACTGGGATTTTTTGAGGGGATTAAGTTGGACATActtgtgaggtggaaggaaaacaacagaacaaataaaaatctaaaaagtgtggcaattTTATTCAGTTCCCCTGTCTAAACCtggtagaaccaccttttattGCAATTACACGTATTTTGAGGTCACTCTACCAAATTTGTACCGCCATACACTGAAACTGATGCTCATTCTTATTTGCAAGATAACTCCTACtacagattagatggagaggaGTAGTGAACATCCATTTTTGAAGTCTTTCCACACATTCTGtcttggatttaggtctagactttgacttggTAATGGTACCGCATGAGTATGCTTCATCTAACTATTTATTCAAGCTCTTCCATGAAAGCAATACATTTGAAGTGGACAACTAATAGTTCCTGTCAGAAGACTCTGCCACCTAAGCTGGGAACCTCTGCAGCTTTTCCAGAGCCACCACTGGCCTTTTTTTTAATGCTATTCTGATTAATTGTCTTCTTCCATGGCCtgtacatgttttaaaatttgtggATGCAtcgtaacaaaatgtgaaaaagtgtgaACACTTTTGCCAGACACTGAATATAATGGCAATCATTACTACTTACCTGTCAAAAACACCAGAATGTCCCCAGCCTTTTCACTGGTATGCACATCCAGGGCCACTTTCACCACCTGTCAAGACAAAAAGtccataaatatataaaaaacaaaagagaaaaatcaataaaaatattgGAAATAGAGTAACATGTAGAAACCATACATGAGTGTGACACAATACCTCTTTGACATAAAAGGTGCTTTCAACATCTTTTGGACCTACAGCCGAGCCAAACGTGGATGTCACCGGGAAGACCCTACCAGGAATTTCAAAGACCGGACAGTTGTTGAAAAACGCTGAAAGTTTGTCAGCTTCCAACGTGGCGGACATTACCACCACTTTAAGGGGAAA
This genomic window from Girardinichthys multiradiatus isolate DD_20200921_A chromosome 18, DD_fGirMul_XY1, whole genome shotgun sequence contains:
- the dhx40 gene encoding probable ATP-dependent RNA helicase DHX40, which gives rise to MSKPTTWTPKDSEPKQLPIYQHKNKLTQAVRTSTFLIVTGETGSGKTTQLPQYLHQAGYCKDGKIGITQPRRVAAITVAQRVAQEMKCTLGREVGYQVRFDDRTSQDTVVKYMTDGCLLREVLADPSLSQYSVIILDEVHERSLNTDILLGLLKNVFSSPSEATKGRSFPLKVVVMSATLEADKLSAFFNNCPVFEIPGRVFPVTSTFGSAVGPKDVESTFYVKEVVKVALDVHTSEKAGDILVFLTGQSEIEHACDLLFEKAENIDYRYDVQDRTVEGLLILPLYGSMPTDQQRQIFQAPPPGIRKCVVATNIAATSLTIDGIKYIVDSGFVKQLNHNSRVGMDVLEVVPISKSEAQQRAGRAGRTSSGKCFRIYTKEFWEKCMPEYTIPEIQRTSLTAVILTLKCLGVHDVIRFPYLDCPEERFILEALKQLFQFDAIDRRGRVTKLGELMVEFPLHPGLTRALLKAASLGCQDLLLPVAAMLSVENIFIRPGQPDKQKEAAKKHRALAAKTSSMNDFATLLSVFNSCKSSDRPSSWCKDNWIHWRALKSAFSVETQLREILLRLQQRRDFPVETFDGNKSELFRQCLCTGYFTNVARRSVGKVFCTMDGHGSMVHIHPSSSLFEQEAELNWVIFHDVLVTSKMYIRTVCLIRYEWVKDLLPKLHEVDVYELSSVARQEVTEDEMVKWESKEAAKRQQEAAEDVTKKLEKRNNEATVSDARARYLQRKQQRQQSKAL